One genomic segment of Streptomyces sp. RerS4 includes these proteins:
- a CDS encoding 1,4-dihydroxy-6-naphthoate synthase, whose product MSTSSADSRPLNIAYSPCPNDTFVFDAWAHGRVPGAPALDVTFADIDVTNGMAERGELDVLKVSYAVLPWVLDEYALLPCGGALGRGCGPLVLVKDRSSTREAGVDLAGKTVAVPSERSTAYLLFRLWAADVLPAEVGKVVVLPFHEIMPAVRDGRVDAGLVIHEARFTYQDYGLHCLADMGEHWESTTGLPIPLGAIIAKRSLGADTLRALAESARTSVRMAWANPEASRPYVRAHAQELDPAVADQHIGLYVNEFTADLGDDGYAAVRGLLTRAAAEGLVPAIAPDALRFP is encoded by the coding sequence ATGAGCACCAGCAGCGCTGACAGCCGGCCGCTGAACATCGCCTACTCGCCCTGCCCGAACGACACCTTCGTCTTCGACGCCTGGGCGCACGGCCGCGTCCCCGGGGCGCCCGCCCTGGACGTGACCTTCGCGGACATCGACGTCACCAACGGCATGGCCGAGCGCGGCGAGCTGGACGTGCTGAAGGTGTCCTACGCCGTCCTGCCGTGGGTGTTGGACGAGTACGCGCTGCTGCCCTGCGGCGGGGCACTGGGACGCGGCTGCGGGCCGCTGGTGCTCGTAAAGGATCGCAGTTCGACCCGTGAAGCGGGCGTGGACCTGGCCGGCAAGACCGTCGCCGTGCCGAGCGAACGCTCCACCGCCTACCTGCTGTTCCGGCTGTGGGCGGCGGACGTGCTGCCGGCGGAGGTCGGCAAGGTGGTCGTGCTGCCGTTCCACGAGATCATGCCGGCGGTGCGCGACGGCCGGGTGGACGCCGGACTGGTCATCCACGAGGCCCGGTTCACCTATCAGGACTACGGGCTGCACTGCCTGGCCGACATGGGCGAGCACTGGGAGTCCACCACCGGCCTGCCCATCCCGCTCGGCGCGATCATCGCGAAGCGCTCGCTGGGCGCGGACACGCTGCGCGCGCTGGCCGAGTCGGCCCGTACGTCGGTGCGGATGGCGTGGGCGAACCCCGAGGCGTCCCGGCCCTACGTACGCGCCCACGCGCAGGAGCTGGACCCGGCGGTCGCCGATCAGCACATCGGGCTGTACGTCAACGAGTTCACCGCCGACCTCGGCGACGACGGCTACGCGGCCGTGCGCGGGCTGCTGACCCGGGCCGCCGCAGAGGGTCTGGTTCCGGCCATCGCACCGGACGCGCTGCGCTTCCCGTAG
- a CDS encoding HAD hydrolase-like protein, whose protein sequence is MRSETPTARLTVGFDLDMTLIDSRPGIKAAYEALSAETGAFIDADAAITRLGPPLDEELAYWFPADEIPAMADRYRAIYPTYAIEPTPAMPGAREAIAAVQALGGRAIVVTAKHEPNARLHLAHLGIEPDAVIGWLWAEAKAGALREYEAQVYVGDHVGDVRGARTAGALSVVVPTGPCPESELRAAGADVVLPDLTALPEWLEGYLAASPA, encoded by the coding sequence ATGCGCTCCGAGACCCCCACCGCACGGCTGACGGTCGGCTTCGACCTCGACATGACGCTCATCGATTCGCGTCCGGGCATCAAGGCGGCCTACGAGGCCCTGTCGGCCGAGACCGGGGCGTTCATCGACGCCGACGCGGCGATCACGCGGCTCGGTCCGCCGCTGGACGAGGAGCTCGCGTACTGGTTCCCGGCGGACGAGATCCCGGCCATGGCCGACCGCTACCGGGCGATCTACCCCACGTACGCCATCGAGCCGACGCCGGCGATGCCCGGCGCCCGCGAGGCGATCGCGGCGGTCCAGGCCCTCGGCGGTCGGGCCATCGTCGTCACCGCCAAGCACGAGCCGAACGCCCGTTTGCACCTCGCGCACCTCGGCATCGAGCCCGACGCCGTCATCGGCTGGCTGTGGGCGGAGGCCAAGGCGGGGGCCCTGCGGGAGTACGAGGCGCAGGTGTACGTCGGCGACCACGTGGGCGACGTACGGGGCGCCCGGACGGCCGGCGCGCTGTCGGTGGTCGTCCCGACCGGGCCGTGCCCGGAGTCCGAACTGCGCGCGGCGGGCGCGGACGTGGTGCTGCCGGACCTGACGGCGCTGCCGGAATGGCTTGAGGGGTACCTGGCCGCGAGCCCGGCCTGA
- a CDS encoding helicase C-terminal domain-containing protein, with the protein MPEASTGTAPAAANAPRSLAEALRARDDVALAALLHARPDLLNPVPGDVTQLATRAGTRASVVRALDRLDRFALQTAEALAVAPDPCPYPVLESLLTGGEDEAARAALPRALGTLRDQALVWGDDDRLRLVRTARELLAPSAQRPSPTGLGPTVAEATSGMSPTRIQEIVAAAGLPATHDPVSAVAALTGLFTDQERMSALLDEAPAEAHQVLGRLVWGPPYGEVTPNPAPPVRWLRDRGLLLPASARTVVLPREVALHLRGGLAHRRTAPVAPPVGVDREHRPQLVDANAAGQALAALGTVEELVKSWEHAGPAVLRAGGLAVRDLKRAAATLDTTEAQAAFWIELAYAAGLLASDGETDERYAPTPAFDDWTELPPAERWSALATAWLPATRTAGLAGEQDAKGRTLSVLGADLDRSAAPEVRRRVLDLLADLPEGGSARPDTLLERLAWERPARGTSDLRARLAHWTLTEAEVLGVTGRGALSTFGRALLEHRDPAPLLAPLLPEPVDHVLLQADLTAVAPGPLRRPLAEVLAVLADVESKGGATVYRFTPGSVRRALDAGHTASDLHAFLAEHSRTPVPQPLAYLIDDVARRHGHLRVGAASSYVRCDDDAMLGEILADKRSAGLGLRRLAPTVLAAQAEPGALLDGLRAMGYAPAAESRTGDVVVARADAHRTPARRAPVPVPDGPPVPDATLLGAAVRAIRAGDLAATAVRKQPASEAGGQAPAPAPGELPLTSAAETLATVQAAALTGSAVWIGYVNADGAASQRVIAPVRVEGGFVTGYDHTADEVRTYALHRITGVAELAEDQV; encoded by the coding sequence GTGCCCGAGGCAAGCACCGGCACCGCACCCGCTGCGGCGAACGCCCCGCGTTCCCTCGCCGAGGCGCTCCGCGCCCGCGACGACGTCGCCCTCGCCGCCCTCCTGCACGCCCGCCCGGACCTGCTGAACCCGGTGCCCGGCGACGTCACCCAACTCGCCACCCGCGCCGGGACCCGCGCCTCGGTGGTGCGCGCCCTGGACCGCCTCGACCGGTTCGCCCTCCAGACGGCCGAAGCCCTCGCCGTGGCCCCGGACCCGTGCCCGTACCCGGTGTTGGAGTCGCTCCTGACGGGCGGTGAGGACGAGGCCGCCCGCGCCGCCCTGCCCCGGGCGCTCGGCACCCTGCGCGACCAGGCCCTGGTGTGGGGCGACGACGACCGGCTGCGCCTGGTGCGCACCGCCCGGGAGCTGCTCGCGCCGTCCGCGCAGCGCCCCTCCCCGACCGGGCTGGGCCCGACCGTCGCCGAGGCGACCTCCGGGATGTCGCCGACCCGGATCCAGGAGATCGTGGCGGCGGCCGGGCTGCCGGCGACGCACGACCCGGTGTCGGCGGTGGCCGCGCTGACGGGCCTGTTCACCGACCAGGAGCGGATGTCGGCGCTGCTGGACGAGGCCCCGGCGGAGGCCCACCAGGTGCTGGGCCGGCTCGTGTGGGGGCCGCCGTACGGGGAGGTGACCCCGAATCCGGCGCCGCCGGTGCGCTGGCTGCGCGACCGGGGGCTGTTGCTGCCCGCGTCGGCCCGTACCGTCGTGCTGCCCCGCGAGGTGGCCCTGCACCTGCGGGGCGGGCTCGCGCACCGGCGTACGGCGCCGGTCGCGCCGCCGGTCGGCGTGGACCGCGAACACCGTCCACAGCTTGTGGACGCGAACGCCGCCGGGCAGGCACTGGCCGCGCTGGGCACCGTAGAGGAGCTGGTCAAGTCCTGGGAGCACGCCGGGCCGGCCGTGCTACGGGCCGGCGGGCTCGCCGTACGCGACCTGAAGCGGGCCGCCGCCACCCTGGACACCACCGAGGCGCAGGCGGCGTTCTGGATCGAGCTGGCCTACGCGGCCGGGCTGCTGGCGAGCGACGGGGAGACCGACGAGCGGTACGCGCCGACCCCCGCCTTCGACGACTGGACCGAACTCCCGCCCGCCGAACGCTGGTCGGCGCTCGCCACGGCCTGGCTGCCCGCCACCCGCACCGCCGGCCTGGCCGGCGAGCAGGACGCCAAGGGCCGCACCCTGTCGGTGCTCGGCGCCGACCTGGACCGCTCGGCCGCCCCCGAGGTACGCCGCCGCGTGCTCGACCTCCTCGCCGACCTGCCCGAGGGCGGCTCGGCGCGGCCGGACACGCTCCTCGAACGGCTCGCGTGGGAACGCCCGGCACGCGGTACGAGCGACCTGCGCGCCCGCCTCGCGCACTGGACCCTGACCGAGGCGGAGGTCCTCGGCGTCACCGGCCGGGGCGCGCTCAGCACGTTCGGCCGGGCCCTGTTGGAGCACCGCGACCCGGCGCCGCTGCTGGCGCCGCTGCTGCCCGAGCCGGTGGACCACGTCCTGCTCCAGGCCGACCTGACGGCGGTGGCCCCCGGCCCGCTGCGCCGGCCGCTCGCGGAGGTGCTGGCGGTGCTCGCCGACGTGGAGTCCAAGGGCGGGGCCACCGTGTACCGCTTCACGCCCGGGTCGGTACGCCGCGCGCTGGACGCCGGGCACACCGCCTCCGACCTGCACGCCTTCCTCGCCGAGCACAGCCGTACGCCGGTGCCGCAGCCGCTCGCGTACCTCATCGACGACGTGGCCCGGCGGCACGGGCACCTGCGCGTCGGGGCGGCGTCCTCGTACGTGCGCTGCGACGACGACGCGATGCTGGGCGAGATCCTCGCCGACAAGCGGTCCGCCGGGCTCGGGCTGCGCCGGCTCGCGCCGACCGTCCTGGCGGCGCAGGCCGAACCGGGGGCGCTGCTCGACGGGCTGCGGGCCATGGGCTACGCCCCGGCGGCGGAGTCGCGTACGGGCGACGTGGTGGTGGCGCGGGCCGACGCGCACCGCACCCCGGCCCGGCGGGCGCCGGTGCCGGTCCCGGACGGGCCACCGGTGCCGGACGCGACGCTGCTGGGGGCCGCCGTACGGGCCATCCGCGCGGGCGACCTGGCGGCGACGGCGGTCCGCAAGCAGCCCGCGTCCGAGGCGGGCGGCCAGGCGCCGGCGCCGGCTCCGGGCGAACTCCCGCTCACCAGCGCGGCGGAGACCCTGGCGACGGTGCAGGCGGCGGCGCTGACGGGGTCGGCGGTGTGGATCGGCTACGTCAACGCCGACGGGGCGGCGAGCCAGCGCGTCATCGCCCCGGTGCGGGTGGAGGGCGGCTTCGTCACCGGCTACGACCACACGGCGGACGAGGTGCGCACGTACGCGCTGCACCGCAT
- a CDS encoding cold-shock protein: protein MPTGKVKWFNSEKGFGFLSRDDGGDVFVHSSVLPAGVDALKPGQRVEFGVVAGQRGDQALSVTVLDPAPSVAAAQRRKPDELASIVQDLTTLLENITPMLERGRYPDKAHGTKIAGLLRAVADQLDV from the coding sequence GTGCCTACCGGCAAGGTCAAGTGGTTCAACAGCGAGAAGGGCTTCGGCTTTCTCTCCCGGGACGACGGCGGAGACGTCTTCGTCCACTCGTCGGTGCTCCCCGCCGGCGTCGACGCCCTCAAGCCCGGCCAGCGCGTGGAGTTCGGAGTCGTCGCGGGACAGCGCGGTGACCAGGCACTTTCGGTGACGGTGTTGGATCCGGCACCCTCGGTCGCGGCCGCGCAGCGCCGCAAGCCGGACGAGCTGGCCTCGATCGTGCAGGACCTGACGACCCTGCTGGAGAACATCACCCCGATGCTGGAGCGCGGTCGCTACCCCGACAAGGCGCACGGCACGAAGATCGCCGGCCTGCTGCGCGCGGTGGCCGACCAGCTCGACGTCTGA